The Sulfolobus islandicus Y.N.15.51 sequence AAAAGCAGTAAAAAGAATTAGAGGAGTTAAGGGAACGGGTCTAATTTTAGGCAATCCAATAGAACTAGCAAGCAAACTCTATAATGAAGGGTACACAAGAATACACGTAGTTGATTTGGATGCTGCGGAAGGAGTTGGCAATAATGAGATGTACATTAAGGAAATTTCCAAAATAGGATTTGATTGGATTCAAGTAGGTGGGGGTATAAGGGATATTGAAAAAGCTAAAAGATTAGTTTCGCTAGATGTTAACGCGTTAATCTTCTCCACAATAGTATTCACTAATTTTAACTTGTTTCATGATATTGTAAGGGAAATTGGAAGCAATAGAGTAATGGTGTCAATAGATTATGATAATACAAAGAGAGTTCTAATAAGGGGATGGAAAGAAAAATCAATGGAAGTTATAGATGGTATCAAGAAAGTAAATGAACTTGAATTATTAGGAATAATACTAACCTATATCAGTAATGAGGGCACAACGAAAGGAATAGATTACAACGTGAAGGATTATGCAAGACTGATACGGGGATTAAAAGAATACGCTGGGGGCGTTTCAAGTGACGCAGATATTGAGTACTTAAAAAACGTTGGGTTTGACTATATAATAGTTGGAATGGCTTTTTACCTAAACAAAATAAGGGGGATTAACGTTGGCTAGAAATGCTAATATTACAAGGGAAACAAAGGAGACTAAAATAGAGGTATTCTTAGATATAGATAGAAAAGGCGAAATTAAGGTATCCACTCCAGTTCCATTCTTTAACCATATGCTTATAACATTACTAACTTACATGAACTCTACTGCAACAGTATCTGCTACTGATAAGTTACCCTATGATGATCATCATATTATAGAAGATGTTGCAATAACGCTTGGATTAGCGATAAAGGAGGCATTAGGCGATAAGAGAGGTATAAAAAGATTCTCTCACCAAATTATACCAATGGATGAAGCGCTAGTTTTAGTTTCACTAGATATATCAAATAGGGGAATGGCTTTCGTAAGCCTTAATTTGAAGAGAAGTGAAATTGGTGGATTAGCTACGGAAAATATTCCACATTTCTTCCAATCCTTCGCTTACAATAGTGGAGTTACCTTACATATTTCTCAATTAAGTGGATATAATACACATCATATCATTGAGGCTAGTTTTAAGGCCTTAGGATTAGCACTATACGAGGCAACGAGAATAGTTGACAATGAAATAAGAAGCACGAAGGGGGTCATATGACGACGAAGAGAATAATAGCTTGTCTGGATGTAAAGGGCGCTAACGTAGTTAAAGGAGTAAATTTCCTTAATCTTCAATTTAAAGGAGATCCAGTCAGTCTAGCCAGTCTATATGAGGAGGAAGGTGCTGATGAGATAGTCTTCTTAGATATAACTGCAACCATAGAAGCCAGAAGAGCATTATATAGTGTAATCAAGGATACTGCGAGTGTATTGTCTATTCCCCTAACAGTTGGTGGTGGTATTAGAACGCTTGATGACGTGTCAATGGCGTTAAGTTCGGGAGCGGATAAGGTTAGTATAAATACTGCCGCAGTTGAAAATAGCCAAATAGTGAAAAAATCCGCGGAAGAGTTTGGTTCACAAGCAGTAGTAGTAGCCATAGACGCCAAGAAGATAAATGGAAATTGGATAGTCTTCATAAAATCCGGAACTTACAATACTGGACTTGATGCTATAAAGTGGGCTAAAAAAGTGGAAGAACTTGGTGCGGGTGAAATACTGCTTACTAGTATTGACAGAGATGGTACTAGACTTGGCTATGACTTAGAATTAACTAAGAAAATAGTAGATTCTGTTAACATACTTGTGATAGCTAGTGGAGGGGCTGGTAAAATGGAGCATTTTTACGATGTTTTTTCCCTCGCAAAAGCCGACGCAGCGTTAGCTGCTGGCATATTCCATGATGGGATAATTAAAATAAAAGACTTGAAGTCGTATTTAAGCCAGAAAGGCATTGAGGTGAGAATATGATTTCCTATAGTTTACCAAATGAGAGACCTAACGATTTTAGCAGAGTGATTCCAGTAGTTAGAGATATTATTGAATCTGTTAAGGCTAGGGGAGATAACGCGTTATATCAGCTAACTGAAAAATTGGATAAGGTGAAGATAAATAACATCAAGGTAAGTGAAGAAGAATTAAAAACGCAAGCTTCTAAGTTAGATCCTAAAGTTAAGCAAGCTATAGATGTGGCTTATGAGCAATTAAAAGCATTTCACGAAATGCTAGTTCCTCCAAATATTGGAGGGGGTTATCAAGGAATATCATTTGGAGTAGTTTGGAGAAGTATAGAAAAGATTGGAATATATGTTCCTTCCGGTAAATATTCCTATCCATCAACCTTACTAATGGCTGGAATACCAGCAAAAGTAGCTAAGGTAAAGGAAATTTACGTAGCCTCTCCTCCTAATCAAGAAGGATCAGTAAATCCGGCTTTAGCTTATGTTGCAATTAAGCTAGGAGTAAATGACGTTTATAAGGTAGGTGGTGCACAAGCAATAGCTGCTTTAGCTTATGGTACTGAGAGTGTAAGGAAAGTTTACAAGATTGTAGGACCGGGTAATGTTTATGTCCAAGCTGCGAAGTTCCTAGTGAGTAACGTTGTCGGAATTGATGGAATTGAAGGACCAACTGAATTAGTAATAATAGCAGATGAGACTGCAAAGGCTGAACATGTTGTATTAGATATGAAGGCACAGGCTGAACATGGCCCTGATACGTATATAGTACTCTTATCTAATGATGACGAACTTCTAAAGAAGGTTGAAGAGAAAATAATGGATGATAAAAAAATATATTACATAATAAAAACTAAAAATATAGATGAGGCTATAGAAATTGCAAATAAAATTGCCCCAGAGCATCTATCCTTATATGTTAAAGACGCATATACCTTAATGGATAAAATAGTAAATGCAGGAGCAATAAGCCTAGGAAACACACCTCCAGCAATAATAGATTATGTAGCTGGTCCTAATCATATTTTACCTACTAATGGCTGGGCTAGAATTAGAGGAGGCGTTACTGTTTACGATTTTATAAAGCCAACAATGTACGCTAATGTCCGTGATATAAATAAACAATTACTTGAAGCATCTATTTCTTTAGCAAACTATGAAGGATTCGTAATTCATGGTAAAAGTATAGGTGTCCGATATGAGTAATGAAATAGTAGATAAATTGTACAAAGTTATACTCGATAGGATAGAAAAGAGGCCAACTGGTAGTTATACTGCTGAAATTGTAAATAAGGGAAAGGCCTACGTAGCGAGGAAAGTTGGTGAGGAATCTGTAGAAACAATAGTAGCATCTTTAGCGGAGAATAAGGAGAGATTTATAAGTGAAGTTGCAGATTTAATTTATCATTTATTAGTGTTAATGGCATTAGAAGGCGTAACACCAGACGATATTTATAGAGAGTTAGAGAGGAGGAGAAAATGAAAGCGTTAGTAATTAATTACGGAGTAGGGAATTTATATAGTATCTCGTCAGCTCTAAAAAGAGTAGGATTCGAAGTAATAATTGATAATAAACCAAGGAAAGATTACGATCTAATTGTATTTCCTGGTGTTGGAGCATTTTCAGCTGTAGCCGAATTTATCTCACAATATAAGGACCTATTCAATGATCTAAGAAGGAGTGGGACTAGCTTTTTAGGAGTTTGTCTAGGTATGCAGATAATGTTTGAAAAGGGAACTGAGGGAAAAGAGAGTAATGGATTGGGATGGTTCAAGGGTATAGTAGATAAGATAAATGCTAATGTGAAACTTCCTCACATAGGTTGGGATTTAGTATTTGAAGTAAAAGATTCTTGTGGATTAACTTATGGATTAGATAAGAAATATGTCTACTATGTTCATAGCTATATAGCATATCCTACTAGTGAAGATTATGTTTACATGAAAAGTCAGTATGGAATAGAATATCCTGCATTAGTGTGTGAAAAGAATGTTGTAGGAACGCAGTTTCACCCAGAGAAGAGTTCAAGTACTGGTAAAATATTTCTAGAGAATCTTAAGGGGTGGATTAAACGTTAAAATTGAATGAAGAGGAAGCGCAGAAGATTACATCATTATTGAACTTTAGACATGAGGAAAATACAATAATTGCCGTAATTCAAGACTATAAAAGTAAGGAAATACTAATGGTGGGAAATATGAATAAGGAAGCGTTGTTCAAGACATTAACCACTGGCTATCTTCATTTTTGGTCTCTAAGTAAAAAGAAATTATGGTTAAAGGGGGAAACTAGTGGAAATTTTCAAATTATCGAAGAATTTAAAGTGGATTGTGATGCAGATGCTGTACTTTTTAAAGTAAGATCATTAGGACCTATTTGTCATACTGGTAGCTATACTTGTTTTTACAGAAGTTATGATGAGCTAATTAATAGTAAGAGTTAAAATTTACTTTAACAGAGTTAAAGAATATGAGTTCACAACAGCAAAAAGTAGACAGGGAAGAATGGAAGAAAAAAATAATGGAGGCATTAAAAGACGTTTATGATCCAGAAATTCCAGTTGATATAGTAAATTTAGGACTTATTTATGATCTGAAAATAAATGATGAGGGTGATGTTTACCTTAAATTAGGATTAACAGCACCTGGATGTCCAGTTATTGATGATTTAGTATATACTGTAGAGCAAGTAATAAAGGAAAGTGTACCAGCTAAGAGTGTAGAAGTTGACATAGATTTAGATACACAATGGACTCCATTAAAAATGACAGCTGAGGGTAGAGAGAAGTTTAAACAATTATATGGTTACGATATAGTTGAGATGTGGGTACAGACTTATGGATTACCAGCTGATGAACAGAAGTCATAAAATTGCTTAATAACTATGTTATTCAATGTCCTGGAGTATCCTAGAGTTTTTGCGAAAAAATCCGGAGGAACTAAAAAATAATTTGAAAAGACGGGCTATAGATGTTTCTTTAGTAGACAAAGCTGTCGAACTAGATAAAAAGTGGAGACAAGTTTTGCAAGAAGTTGAAAGATTAAGGCATCAACACAATGTTTTAAGCTCTCAGATTCCTAAGCTCTCTGGAGAAGAAAGAAAGAAGAAAATTGAGGAAAGCAAAAATTTATTGAAAATCTTAGAGGATAAAGAAAAGGAATTGGAGAAAATAGAGGTTGAAAGAGATAGATTACTATCTTCTCTACCAAACCTTGTAGCTGATGATGTCCCAAATGGTCCAGACGATAGCTATAATATTCCTATCAAGTTTTGGGGAAAGTTTAAAGTGTATGAGGGAGATGTTGAAGAATTTCTGAGGCAAACTAAAGATGCTAATGTAAACTATGAAATAATTAAATGGAAACCTAAAGGGCATGCAGAAATGCTAGAGGACGTATTGCATTTAGGGAACACACTCAAAGCTGCTGAAATAGCGGGGTCTAGATTTTACTATTTATTTAATGATATAGTTTGGCTAGATTTCGCGTTGTTACTTTTCGCGATAGATTATATCACTCAACAAGGGTACACTTTAGTTCTTCCTCCTTATATGCTAAGGGGAGAAGTTATACAATCAGTTATCGACCTAGATACATTTAAGGATGCAATATACAAGATAGAAAACGAGGATTTATATCTAATTGCAACTGCAGAACATTCAATAGCCGCCATGTTCTTTAAAGAGGAAATTGAGAAAGATAAATTACCCCTAAAATTTGCTGGAATCAGTCCCGCTTTTAGAAAAGAGGCTGGTGCTGCAAACAAGGATTTAAAGGGAATTTTCAGAGTTCATCAATTTCACAAGGTTGAGCAATTCATATTTTCAACCCCAGAAGATAGTTGGAAGTACCATGCTGAACTAATAACAAATGCGGAGAGTATATTTCAACAACTTGAATTACCATATAGAATTGTAAATATAGCATCAGGTGATTTAGGTGCATGCGCTGCAAAGAAATTTGACTTAGAAGTATGGATGCCAGCTCAAGCCAAATTTAGAGAAATGGTAAGTTGTAGTAATTGTACAGATTGGCAAGCTTTCAGAATGAAGATAAGATATGTGGATAGGAAGAATAATAAGAGAGGTTATGTGCATACGTTAAATAGTACTGCAATCGCTAGTACA is a genomic window containing:
- the hisA gene encoding 1-(5-phosphoribosyl)-5-((5-phosphoribosylamino)methylideneamino)imidazole-4-carboxamide isomerase, whose protein sequence is MSNIIPSIDISLGKAVKRIRGVKGTGLILGNPIELASKLYNEGYTRIHVVDLDAAEGVGNNEMYIKEISKIGFDWIQVGGGIRDIEKAKRLVSLDVNALIFSTIVFTNFNLFHDIVREIGSNRVMVSIDYDNTKRVLIRGWKEKSMEVIDGIKKVNELELLGIILTYISNEGTTKGIDYNVKDYARLIRGLKEYAGGVSSDADIEYLKNVGFDYIIVGMAFYLNKIRGINVG
- the hisBd gene encoding imidazoleglycerol-phosphate dehydratase; amino-acid sequence: MARNANITRETKETKIEVFLDIDRKGEIKVSTPVPFFNHMLITLLTYMNSTATVSATDKLPYDDHHIIEDVAITLGLAIKEALGDKRGIKRFSHQIIPMDEALVLVSLDISNRGMAFVSLNLKRSEIGGLATENIPHFFQSFAYNSGVTLHISQLSGYNTHHIIEASFKALGLALYEATRIVDNEIRSTKGVI
- the hisF gene encoding imidazole glycerol phosphate synthase subunit HisF, with the translated sequence MTTKRIIACLDVKGANVVKGVNFLNLQFKGDPVSLASLYEEEGADEIVFLDITATIEARRALYSVIKDTASVLSIPLTVGGGIRTLDDVSMALSSGADKVSINTAAVENSQIVKKSAEEFGSQAVVVAIDAKKINGNWIVFIKSGTYNTGLDAIKWAKKVEELGAGEILLTSIDRDGTRLGYDLELTKKIVDSVNILVIASGGAGKMEHFYDVFSLAKADAALAAGIFHDGIIKIKDLKSYLSQKGIEVRI
- the hisD gene encoding histidinol dehydrogenase yields the protein MISYSLPNERPNDFSRVIPVVRDIIESVKARGDNALYQLTEKLDKVKINNIKVSEEELKTQASKLDPKVKQAIDVAYEQLKAFHEMLVPPNIGGGYQGISFGVVWRSIEKIGIYVPSGKYSYPSTLLMAGIPAKVAKVKEIYVASPPNQEGSVNPALAYVAIKLGVNDVYKVGGAQAIAALAYGTESVRKVYKIVGPGNVYVQAAKFLVSNVVGIDGIEGPTELVIIADETAKAEHVVLDMKAQAEHGPDTYIVLLSNDDELLKKVEEKIMDDKKIYYIIKTKNIDEAIEIANKIAPEHLSLYVKDAYTLMDKIVNAGAISLGNTPPAIIDYVAGPNHILPTNGWARIRGGVTVYDFIKPTMYANVRDINKQLLEASISLANYEGFVIHGKSIGVRYE
- the hisE gene encoding phosphoribosyl-ATP diphosphatase; the protein is MSNEIVDKLYKVILDRIEKRPTGSYTAEIVNKGKAYVARKVGEESVETIVASLAENKERFISEVADLIYHLLVLMALEGVTPDDIYRELERRRK
- the hisH gene encoding imidazole glycerol phosphate synthase subunit HisH — translated: MKALVINYGVGNLYSISSALKRVGFEVIIDNKPRKDYDLIVFPGVGAFSAVAEFISQYKDLFNDLRRSGTSFLGVCLGMQIMFEKGTEGKESNGLGWFKGIVDKINANVKLPHIGWDLVFEVKDSCGLTYGLDKKYVYYVHSYIAYPTSEDYVYMKSQYGIEYPALVCEKNVVGTQFHPEKSSSTGKIFLENLKGWIKR
- the hisI gene encoding phosphoribosyl-AMP cyclohydrolase — its product is MNEEEAQKITSLLNFRHEENTIIAVIQDYKSKEILMVGNMNKEALFKTLTTGYLHFWSLSKKKLWLKGETSGNFQIIEEFKVDCDADAVLFKVRSLGPICHTGSYTCFYRSYDELINSKS
- a CDS encoding metal-sulfur cluster assembly factor; the encoded protein is MSSQQQKVDREEWKKKIMEALKDVYDPEIPVDIVNLGLIYDLKINDEGDVYLKLGLTAPGCPVIDDLVYTVEQVIKESVPAKSVEVDIDLDTQWTPLKMTAEGREKFKQLYGYDIVEMWVQTYGLPADEQKS
- the serS gene encoding serine--tRNA ligase — translated: MSWSILEFLRKNPEELKNNLKRRAIDVSLVDKAVELDKKWRQVLQEVERLRHQHNVLSSQIPKLSGEERKKKIEESKNLLKILEDKEKELEKIEVERDRLLSSLPNLVADDVPNGPDDSYNIPIKFWGKFKVYEGDVEEFLRQTKDANVNYEIIKWKPKGHAEMLEDVLHLGNTLKAAEIAGSRFYYLFNDIVWLDFALLLFAIDYITQQGYTLVLPPYMLRGEVIQSVIDLDTFKDAIYKIENEDLYLIATAEHSIAAMFFKEEIEKDKLPLKFAGISPAFRKEAGAANKDLKGIFRVHQFHKVEQFIFSTPEDSWKYHAELITNAESIFQQLELPYRIVNIASGDLGACAAKKFDLEVWMPAQAKFREMVSCSNCTDWQAFRMKIRYVDRKNNKRGYVHTLNSTAIASTRTITAILENYQREDGVVEVPKVLRKYLEIFPKAPKDYIYPLKNKII